The Vitis vinifera cultivar Pinot Noir 40024 chromosome 12, ASM3070453v1 genome has a segment encoding these proteins:
- the LOC100248907 gene encoding E3 ubiquitin ligase BIG BROTHER-related isoform X2: MVDQQVEFLADFAEKFKEFSPDHDSFDDFLQDQESRYLEDGQSSNAESVELQLAVDEAIARSLMEEDFVDVSISEPSGTAEGDTEVTENAEVRSVETSVAAVNQDNINPDDMTYEELQTLGESIGVESKGLSVKQIASLQHTKFKEKKGFFTTKRIHKECVICCVQFKHNEELITLSCKHDYHKDCIAKWLEIKKNCPVCQREVELPDF; the protein is encoded by the exons ATGGTGGACCAACAAGTGGAATTCCTAGCTGATTTTGCTgagaaatttaaagaattttcCCCTGATCATGACAGTTTTGATGATTTTCTTCAAGACCAG GAGTCCAGATATTTAGAAGACGGACAATCTTCAAATGCTGAAAGTGTTGAATTACAGCTAGCTGTTGATGAAGCTATTGCTAGATCCTTGATGGAGGAAGACTTTGTGGATGTATCCATCTCTGAACCCAGTGGAACTGCTGAAG GGGACACAGAAGTTACTGAGAATGCGGAAGTTCGTTCTGTTGAAACTTCTGTTGCA GCTGTGAATCAAGATAACATTAATCCAGATGATATGACTTATGAG GAATTGCAAACATTGGGAGAATCCATTGGTGTTGAGAGCAAAGGTCTGTCAGTGAAGCAGATTGCGAGTTTGCAACATACCAAGTTCAAAGAAAAGAAGGGGTTCTTTACAACTAAAAGAATCCATAAGGA GTGTGTTATATGCTGTGTGCAATTCAAGCACAACGAGGAGTTGATTACTTTGTCCTGCAAACATGACTATCACAAGGACTGCATTGCGAAGTGGCTGGAGATCAAAAAG AACTGCCCTGTCTGCCAGAGGGAGGTGGAGCTGCCCGATTTCTGA
- the LOC100248907 gene encoding E3 ubiquitin ligase BIG BROTHER-related isoform X1: MVDQQVEFLADFAEKFKEFSPDHDSFDDFLQDQEIVYQSLQASGQNNRNSNDDHCDQESRYLEDGQSSNAESVELQLAVDEAIARSLMEEDFVDVSISEPSGTAEGDTEVTENAEVRSVETSVAAVNQDNINPDDMTYEELQTLGESIGVESKGLSVKQIASLQHTKFKEKKGFFTTKRIHKECVICCVQFKHNEELITLSCKHDYHKDCIAKWLEIKKNCPVCQREVELPDF, encoded by the exons ATGGTGGACCAACAAGTGGAATTCCTAGCTGATTTTGCTgagaaatttaaagaattttcCCCTGATCATGACAGTTTTGATGATTTTCTTCAAGACCAG GAAATTGTTTATCAATCATTACAAGCTAGCGGCCAGAATAACAGAAATAGTAATGATGATCATTGTGACCAGGAGTCCAGATATTTAGAAGACGGACAATCTTCAAATGCTGAAAGTGTTGAATTACAGCTAGCTGTTGATGAAGCTATTGCTAGATCCTTGATGGAGGAAGACTTTGTGGATGTATCCATCTCTGAACCCAGTGGAACTGCTGAAG GGGACACAGAAGTTACTGAGAATGCGGAAGTTCGTTCTGTTGAAACTTCTGTTGCA GCTGTGAATCAAGATAACATTAATCCAGATGATATGACTTATGAG GAATTGCAAACATTGGGAGAATCCATTGGTGTTGAGAGCAAAGGTCTGTCAGTGAAGCAGATTGCGAGTTTGCAACATACCAAGTTCAAAGAAAAGAAGGGGTTCTTTACAACTAAAAGAATCCATAAGGA GTGTGTTATATGCTGTGTGCAATTCAAGCACAACGAGGAGTTGATTACTTTGTCCTGCAAACATGACTATCACAAGGACTGCATTGCGAAGTGGCTGGAGATCAAAAAG AACTGCCCTGTCTGCCAGAGGGAGGTGGAGCTGCCCGATTTCTGA